The Candidatus Kuenenbacteria bacterium DNA segment CCCTTATCTTATCGCTGACATGCAAAAACACGCCTCCAATGGAGATTTTTCCGAAAATGCGCCTTATCAAATAGCCAAAGGCCAGCTCCGCTCTCTCAATCGTCGTATTGATGAGATAGAAGAGCAACTGCGCCATGCGGAAATAATTGATCCCAACGCCCCCAAAGATGCTATTCAGATTGGCTGTTCTGTTGACCTAGAAATTAATGGGGGGAAAGCCACCTATCAAATTCTCGGCTCTTCAGAAACAGATCCCAAGGCCGGTATTATTTCCCAC contains these protein-coding regions:
- a CDS encoding transcription elongation factor GreA is translated as MQVPYRKPGKYAATPTDFHITAAKREELQKKLAELLSKRPYLIADMQKHASNGDFSENAPYQIAKGQLRSLNRRIDEIEEQLRHAEIIDPNAPKDAIQIGCSVDLEINGGKATYQILGSSETDPKAGIISHRSPIGSALIGRRTGETITIKNNNREISCLILKIY